From Hemitrygon akajei unplaced genomic scaffold, sHemAka1.3 Scf000081, whole genome shotgun sequence, a single genomic window includes:
- the LOC140722600 gene encoding LOW QUALITY PROTEIN: uncharacterized protein (The sequence of the model RefSeq protein was modified relative to this genomic sequence to represent the inferred CDS: substituted 1 base at 1 genomic stop codon): MHLAICRLSSDPLAPGSMFGLLRAQRPAHLHSSANENLFSQRPAHLHSPAIQNMFLPELSVPPTNENMLLPALFTEWLRVSDDAVGSRRSQDCEKGFTQSSQLKSHQRVHTGEKPFTCSECGKGFARSSVLKVHQRVHTGGRPFTCSDCGKGFAHSSNLHRHQRIHTGEKPFTCSECGKGFVRSSELKSHQRVHTGEKPFTCSECGKGFVRSSELKVHQRVHTGERPFTCSDCGKGFTHSSNLHSHQRVHTGEKPFTCSECGKGFAQSAQLKEHQRIHTGEKPFTCSECGKGFTQSAQLKLHQRVHTGEKPFTCSECGKGFIRSSQLLRHQQIHTGEKPFTCSECGKGFIRSSQLLRHQQIHTGEKPFICSECGKGFTHSSNLHSHQRVHTGEKPFTCSECGKRFAQSAQLKVHQRIHTGEKPFTCSECGKEFTQSAQLKLHQRVHTGEKPFTCSECGKGFIRSSQLLRHQQIHTGEKPFTCSDCGKGFTRRFSLLTHQLDHSEEKPFTCSECGKGFTQSSQLKLHQXVHTGEKPFVCSECGKRFTQSSQLKLHQRVHTGERPFICSECGKGFSRSSQLLRHQRIHTGEKPFICPECGKGFTDSAQLKEHQLVHTGERPFTCSECGKGFSRSSQLSRHQQTHTEEKPF; encoded by the exons ATGCATCTCGCGATCTGCCGCCTCTCCTCGGATCCACTCGCTCCCGGTTCCATGTTCGGCCTGCTCCGAGCTCAACGTCCCGCCCACCTACACTCCTCCGCCAATGAGAACCTATTTtcccagcgtcccgcccacctacactcccccgccATTCAGAACATGTTTCTCCCagagctcagcgtcccgcccaccaaTGAGAACATGTTGCTCCCAGCGCTGTTCACTGAATGGTTGCGTGTGTCTGATGACGCTGTCgggagccggagat CTCAggactgtgagaagggattcacccagtcatctcaactgaagtcacatcagcgagtccacactggggagaagccgttcacttgctctgaatgtgggaaaggattcgctcggtcatctgtactgaaggtacatcagcgagttcacactggggggaggccgttcacctgctcagactgtgggaagggattcgctcacTCGTCCAACCTGCacagacaccagcgaattcacactggggagaagccgttcacttgctctgagtgtgggaagggatttgttcggtcatctgaactgaagtcacatcagcgagttcatactggggagaagccgttcacctgctctgaatgtgggaaaggatttgttcggtcatctgaactgaaggtacatcagcgagttcacactggggagaggccgttcacctgctctgactgtgggaagggattcactcactcgtccaacctacacagccaccagcgagttcacactggggagaagccgttcacatgctctgaatgtgggaaaggattcgctcagtcagctcaactgaaggagcatcagcgaatccacactggagagaagccgttcacatgctctgaatgtgggaaaggattcacccagtcagctcaactgaagttacatcagagagtccacaccggggagaagccgttcacttgctcagaatgtgggaaaggattcattcgttcatctcaactcctgagacaccagcaaattcacactggggagaaaccattcacttgctcagaatgtgggaaaggattcattcgttcatctcaactcctgagacaccagcaaattcacactggggagaaaccattcatctgctcagaatgtgggaagggattcactcactcgtccaacctacacagccaccagcgagttcacactggggagaagccgttcacatgctctgaatgtgggaaacgattcgcccagtcagctcaactgaaggtacatcagcgaatccacactggagagaagccgttcacatgctctgaatgtgggaaagaattcacccagtcagctcaactgaagttacatcagagagtccacaccggggagaagccgttcacttgctcagaatgtgggaaaggattcattcgttcatctcaactcctgagacaccagcaaattcacactggggagaa gccgttcacctgctcagactgtgggaaaggattcactcggcgtTTTAGTCTATTAACGCACCAGTTAGATCACAGTGAGGAgaaaccattcacatgctctgaatgtgggaaaggattcacccagtcatctcaactgaagttacatcagtgagttcacactggggagaagccgtttgtctgctctgaatgtgggaagagattcactcagtcatctcaactgaagttacatcagcgagtccacactggggagaggccattcatctgctctgaatgtgggaaaggattcagtcgtTCTTCTCAGCTCTtgagacaccagcgaattcacactggggagaagccattcatctgcccagaatgtgggaagggattcaccgatTCAGCTCAGCTGAAAGAACATCAgcttgttcacactggggagaggccgttcacctgctctgaatgtgggaaaggattcagtcgtTCATCTCAGCTCTCGAGACATCAGCAAACTCACACTGAGGAGAAACCATTCTGA